A portion of the Vibrio coralliirubri genome contains these proteins:
- a CDS encoding prepilin-type N-terminal cleavage/methylation domain-containing protein gives MKHNTSVAPPAITSQPALKFSSRGFTIIELVVVIVILGIVSVTAASKFLNLQTDARISTLNGLKGGMEGASAMLYGKTSALGLDKAVSASINVEGDDILVAYGYPAAMNQETWSMLIESTFLDAEWGVGNADWYFTNSNHADGKIIYAPASRKKEGDNCYLEYQEATETTTPVFTLTTDGC, from the coding sequence ATGAAACACAATACCTCAGTTGCTCCACCAGCAATCACATCTCAACCAGCGCTTAAGTTCAGCTCAAGAGGTTTCACCATCATCGAGCTGGTCGTGGTAATCGTAATTCTAGGTATTGTGTCGGTCACTGCAGCTTCTAAATTCCTCAACCTGCAAACTGATGCGCGTATCTCGACATTAAACGGCCTTAAGGGCGGAATGGAGGGTGCAAGTGCTATGCTTTATGGTAAGACATCAGCACTAGGCTTGGATAAGGCTGTCAGCGCATCGATTAACGTTGAGGGTGACGATATATTGGTCGCTTATGGCTACCCAGCTGCGATGAACCAAGAAACTTGGTCAATGCTAATAGAATCAACCTTTCTTGATGCTGAGTGGGGAGTCGGTAATGCCGATTGGTATTTTACGAATAGTAATCACGCAGATGGAAAAATTATCTACGCTCCTGCAAGTCGTAAAAAGGAAGGAGATAACTGCTACCTTGAGTACCAAGAAGCGACGGAGACCACGACACCAGTCTTCACCTTAACAACAGACGGCTGCTAG
- a CDS encoding MgtC/SapB family protein, giving the protein MTQFIEQTLNLAPFSWAGLAVCMLCGSLIGIERQTRGKPVGIRTSILIISGTYFFLTMAISLSPNTLDQARVLGQIITGVGFLGAGVMMTLDGKIHGVTSAAIIWVLAALGMMIALGHLSQSVIITLMALVILLGVDKVENSFQSLRRGVHQKWMRKGRVKK; this is encoded by the coding sequence ATGACACAATTTATAGAACAAACTCTCAACCTTGCCCCCTTTAGCTGGGCAGGCCTTGCAGTATGCATGCTGTGTGGTTCGTTAATCGGTATCGAGCGACAAACACGCGGTAAACCGGTAGGGATCAGAACATCGATTCTGATCATCAGCGGTACCTATTTCTTCCTTACGATGGCGATTAGCCTTTCTCCTAACACGCTCGATCAAGCTCGTGTTCTTGGTCAGATCATTACTGGGGTAGGTTTCCTTGGTGCAGGGGTAATGATGACACTGGATGGCAAGATTCATGGTGTCACGTCAGCAGCGATTATCTGGGTACTCGCTGCATTAGGTATGATGATCGCACTTGGTCACCTTTCCCAGTCGGTCATTATCACGCTAATGGCGCTAGTGATTCTGCTTGGTGTCGACAAGGTGGAAAACAGCTTCCAAAGCCTGCGTCGTGGCGTTCACCAAAAATGGATGAGAAAGGGTCGCGTGAAGAAGTAA
- a CDS encoding helix-turn-helix domain-containing protein, which yields MSKYSRELKCIIAKQYLDGTSSLYLAKQYSISSRQIRYWAQVFAIHGTDSFLPTNHAATAQTKRKALNLMWTNEWSLTHTSAVLNLSSPGILSVWLKRFNELGIKGLEMRQKGRPSMKQQPQRTTKPDNEMTLEELKEELVYLRTENAVLKKLEELEQKKNRRTKKKRS from the coding sequence ATGTCCAAATATAGCCGAGAGCTAAAATGTATCATTGCTAAGCAATACTTAGATGGCACGTCATCTCTCTACTTAGCAAAACAATATTCAATTTCTTCAAGGCAGATACGGTATTGGGCTCAAGTCTTTGCCATCCATGGTACTGATTCATTTTTACCAACTAATCATGCCGCGACTGCTCAAACAAAACGAAAAGCATTGAATTTAATGTGGACGAATGAATGGTCTCTCACGCACACTAGCGCTGTATTAAACCTCTCATCCCCTGGAATACTCTCTGTCTGGCTTAAACGATTTAATGAGCTCGGTATCAAGGGGCTCGAAATGCGCCAGAAAGGAAGACCCTCAATGAAACAGCAACCTCAACGTACCACTAAGCCTGATAATGAAATGACACTTGAGGAGCTAAAAGAGGAGTTGGTCTACTTACGAACCGAGAATGCCGTTCTAAAAAAGTTGGAAGAGTTGGAGCAGAAAAAAAACCGTCGAACAAAGAAAAAGCGGTCATAG
- a CDS encoding IS3 family transposase: MALTLKGKYPLKHLLHTLQLAKSVFYYQAQTSKRQNSYERELRLIKSIYHEHKGRYGYRRIHLELKNQGFVLNHKTVQRLMAQLNLKSTVRIKKYRSYRGESGKAAPNVLERDFSATQPDEKWVTDVTEFKVKEQKVYLSPVVDLFTQEVVAYRVAKNACLPLVTDMLTEAISTLKPNSKPIIHSDQGWQYRHRQYQKKVAESGLTQSMSRKGNCLDNAVAENFFALLKTEMYHNQSFEDADALIEQIKEYIEYYNTKRIKVKLKGLTPIEYRTQALKAA; encoded by the coding sequence ATAGCTCTAACTCTTAAAGGCAAGTACCCATTAAAGCACTTACTGCACACTCTACAGTTGGCAAAAAGTGTCTTTTATTATCAGGCTCAAACGAGCAAGCGCCAAAATAGCTACGAACGTGAGCTGCGGTTGATAAAGTCAATTTATCATGAACATAAGGGGCGATACGGCTACCGCCGTATTCACTTGGAACTAAAGAATCAGGGGTTCGTGCTTAATCACAAAACGGTTCAAAGGCTTATGGCTCAGCTCAACCTTAAATCGACGGTCAGGATTAAAAAGTATCGTTCATACCGAGGAGAGTCAGGAAAAGCTGCTCCCAACGTTCTTGAAAGAGATTTTAGTGCGACTCAACCCGATGAAAAGTGGGTAACTGATGTCACGGAGTTCAAAGTCAAAGAGCAGAAAGTATACTTATCTCCCGTTGTCGACTTGTTTACTCAGGAGGTGGTTGCTTATAGAGTGGCCAAAAATGCCTGCTTGCCGCTTGTCACAGATATGCTGACGGAAGCTATATCAACGCTTAAACCCAACTCAAAGCCAATTATACATAGCGATCAAGGTTGGCAATATCGCCATCGACAGTATCAGAAAAAGGTAGCGGAGAGTGGGTTAACGCAAAGCATGTCGAGAAAAGGTAACTGCTTGGATAATGCTGTTGCTGAAAACTTTTTTGCTTTACTCAAAACCGAGATGTATCACAACCAAAGCTTTGAAGATGCAGATGCTCTGATAGAGCAGATTAAAGAATACATCGAGTACTACAATACCAAACGTATAAAAGTGAAACTAAAAGGCCTGACTCCGATAGAATATCGAACTCAGGCCTTGAAAGCCGCTTAA